ATGGGCCTTTTGTCGCTGCGCTCTTCGACCTTGCGGTTGAGCTGCGAAAGAGCGACCACAGGCACCTGCATTTCCTTGGCAAGCCCCTTGAGGGAACGGGAGATGTCCGAAATTTCCAGTTCGCGTGAATCGGTGCGGCGGCTGGTGCGCATGAGTTGCAGATAGTCCACCACCACCATGCCCAGCCCCTTGTCCGCCTTGAGGCGGCGGGCGCGGGCGCGCAGTTCGAGCGTGGTCAGGGCGGGCGTATCGTCAATAAATATGGGTGCGCGGGCCACCACGTCCGCGGCGGTGTACAGGCGCTGCCAGTCTTCGTCCGTGAGCAGGGACGGCCGGCGCAGCTTGGAAAGATCCACCTTGCCCCACACGGCCAGCATGCGCTGCATGAGCTGTTCCTTGCTCATTTCCAGCGAGAACACGGCCACGGGCACGTTCTGGCGCACGGCGGCGTGCAGGGCCATGCACATGGCAAAGGCCGTCTTGCCCATACTGGGGCGGGCAGCCACGATGACGAGGTCCGAAGCCTGAAGCCCGGCGGTGAGCTTGTCCAGCCGGGTGTAGCCTGTGGTGACGCCGGTGATGACGTCCTTGGCATCGGCCAGTCGGGACAGGTTGTCAAAAACCTTGTCCAGCAGTTCGCGCGTGGGGGTGAAGTCGCGCCCGGAGGTGCGCTGCGAAATGGCGAAAACCGCCTGCTCCGACTCGTCGAGCAGGGCTCCCACTTCAAGGGAGGCGTCGTAGCAGTTGGTGATAATGCCCGAGCAGGCTTCAATGAGGCCGCGCTGCAAGGCTTTGTCGCGCACGATGGTGGCGTAGTATTCGGCATTGGCTCCCGACACGACAGCCTGGGCCAGATCGCCAAGATAGACGGCGCCGCCCGCTTCTTCAAGGGCGCTGCGGCTCTTGAGCATTTCTGCCGTGGACAGCAGGTCTATGGGCGCGGATTTGCGGTAAAGCTCGAGAAAAGCGTTGTAGATGGTGACGTGGGCTGGCAGATAAAAATCTTCGGCCGCCAGCTGGTCCACAATGGAGTGCATGAGCTGGGGGCGCATGAGCACGCCGCCAAGAACGGCCTGCTCCGACTCCACACTGTGGGGCGGCACACGGCGC
This DNA window, taken from Desulfovibrio sp. 86, encodes the following:
- the dnaB gene encoding replicative DNA helicase gives rise to the protein MVSHGDHGSAPGPEAGGAPFGQNGAGRGSRGGQQGQGGFKGRQGSAADRAEADLLRRVPPHSVESEQAVLGGVLMRPQLMHSIVDQLAAEDFYLPAHVTIYNAFLELYRKSAPIDLLSTAEMLKSRSALEEAGGAVYLGDLAQAVVSGANAEYYATIVRDKALQRGLIEACSGIITNCYDASLEVGALLDESEQAVFAISQRTSGRDFTPTRELLDKVFDNLSRLADAKDVITGVTTGYTRLDKLTAGLQASDLVIVAARPSMGKTAFAMCMALHAAVRQNVPVAVFSLEMSKEQLMQRMLAVWGKVDLSKLRRPSLLTDEDWQRLYTAADVVARAPIFIDDTPALTTLELRARARRLKADKGLGMVVVDYLQLMRTSRRTDSRELEISDISRSLKGLAKEMQVPVVALSQLNRKVEERSDKRPMLSDLRESGAIEQDADVIMFVYRDDVYKFVKPAERPPQGVAEIIIGKQRNGPVGVAELMYLSPYTSFEDMAPDWSPPPSEGG